Proteins found in one Choloepus didactylus isolate mChoDid1 chromosome 3, mChoDid1.pri, whole genome shotgun sequence genomic segment:
- the LOC119528616 gene encoding small ubiquitin-related modifier 2-like — MADKKPKEGVKTENNNHINLKVAWQDGSVVQFRIQRHTSLSKLMKAYCERQDTPAHLELEDEDKIDVF, encoded by the exons ATGGCCGACAAAAAACCCAAGGAAGGAGTCAAGACTGAGAACAACAATCATATTAATTTGAAGGTGGCGTGGCAGGATGGTTCTGTGGTGCAGTTTAGGATTCAGAGGCATACATCACTTAGTAAACTAATGAAAGCCTATTGTGAACGACAGG ACACACCTGCACACTTGGAACTGGAGGACGAAGATAAAATTGATGTGTTCTAG